From the genome of Bosea sp. Tri-49, one region includes:
- a CDS encoding SCO family protein, with protein MSPVNRRLLLPLLVFVLGAAALAAAAFITFAPGSRQGGQSLASSVGGPFALTSGEGKTLTDKDLRGAPFLVFFGFTHCPDICPTKLFEISEVLRAAGAKGEKLKALFVTVDPERDTAETMKSYLGSFDPRIVGLTGERAAIDATIKAYRAYARKVPLKDGDYTMDHTALVYLMDKNGGFVGAFNIERPPAEAAQEWLRHL; from the coding sequence ATGTCCCCCGTGAATCGCCGCCTGCTCCTGCCCTTGCTAGTCTTCGTGCTCGGCGCCGCCGCGCTCGCCGCAGCCGCCTTCATCACCTTCGCGCCCGGCTCCCGTCAGGGCGGACAGAGCCTTGCTTCGAGCGTCGGCGGACCGTTCGCGCTCACCAGCGGCGAGGGCAAGACGCTGACCGACAAGGATCTGCGCGGCGCGCCTTTCCTGGTCTTCTTTGGCTTCACCCATTGCCCCGACATCTGCCCGACCAAGCTGTTTGAGATCTCGGAGGTGCTGCGGGCGGCCGGAGCCAAGGGCGAAAAGCTCAAAGCGCTTTTCGTCACGGTCGATCCGGAGCGCGACACGGCCGAAACGATGAAGAGCTATCTCGGCTCCTTCGACCCGCGCATCGTCGGGCTGACGGGCGAGCGCGCCGCGATAGACGCGACGATCAAGGCCTACCGCGCCTATGCCCGCAAAGTGCCGCTCAAGGACGGCGACTACACCATGGACCATACCGCCCTGGTCTATCTGATGGACAAGAATGGCGGTTTCGTCGGCGCCTTCAATATCGAGCGCCCACCGGCGGAGGCGGCCCAGGAATGGCTGCGCCATCTCTAG
- a CDS encoding FG-GAP repeat domain-containing protein: protein MFYLSKYLPELYLSTPSLTVGRPKYQTISDSTYLAGGAFVVAWKDTQSESGVTRSEGAGATIFDSFGKVIASQILDPGSPNFFSGEHKPSLTTLSSGNWLAAWSHTDSTMGGALTSAAYAAIFTPTGQLLGSQIMIRPQTSSLGAADLSSVVVTALSGDRFVATWTQREALGFPFTFEIRGQIYSGTGQAIGPQFSVETGSPTVTPIIALLANDRFISAWTYTDQSQHTQIKAQIFDASGGKVGSTLSLAVTSQMSATAKASIAGLANGTFVLVWNDSSGDSDIRGQIFNAAGQAIGAQFTVNATLSGDQTAPQIVVLPDDSFVISWTDTSHVGGDNSQSAIKLRHFDSTGAALGTDVLVNTFIAGGQSDSSLTLLSDGKLFVSWTDSNRAASDTTIAPGINGQIFTLSSDAPSPRQLHNDINRDGNSDILFFRAGGLAAAWETDGSHIRKASAIGALDPGMTIVGTGDFDGDRQCDFVLRASDGTIALWEMNGTRIKLAAGVGTPAEGFAVAGTGDFNGDYKSDVLLERSDGFLALWEMNGATVTREAGIGSLPSTFKVADIGDFNGDMHSDILMLSASGDLAIWQMDGSTINLAAGIGALPSGNTIAGIGDFDGDGKADILFQDGAGVVSMWEMDGSTIKLAAGVGVLPSGFEIAGSGDFNGDGRADILLRNGAGFVATWEMDGATVKMEAGVGALGTDWFLL from the coding sequence ATGTTCTATCTCTCAAAATACCTTCCGGAACTCTATTTGAGCACACCCTCCCTAACCGTGGGACGGCCCAAATACCAGACCATATCTGATAGCACCTACTTGGCGGGCGGTGCTTTCGTCGTCGCTTGGAAAGATACCCAGAGCGAAAGCGGCGTCACGAGATCGGAGGGCGCTGGCGCGACCATTTTCGATAGTTTCGGCAAAGTAATTGCAAGTCAGATTCTGGACCCCGGCTCACCGAATTTTTTCTCGGGAGAGCACAAGCCGTCGCTGACGACCTTGTCCAGCGGCAATTGGCTAGCGGCCTGGAGCCACACCGACAGCACTATGGGAGGTGCCCTGACCAGCGCGGCCTACGCTGCCATTTTCACACCGACGGGGCAGTTGCTCGGCTCGCAAATCATGATTCGACCGCAGACCAGTTCCCTCGGGGCCGCAGATCTTTCCTCCGTCGTCGTCACGGCGTTGTCGGGGGACCGTTTCGTGGCCACGTGGACGCAGCGTGAAGCGCTTGGCTTTCCGTTCACGTTCGAGATCCGCGGCCAGATCTATTCGGGTACAGGGCAAGCCATCGGTCCTCAGTTCTCCGTCGAGACAGGAAGTCCCACCGTGACGCCGATCATCGCGCTCTTGGCGAATGATCGATTCATATCGGCGTGGACCTACACGGACCAAAGTCAGCATACTCAGATCAAGGCGCAGATTTTCGACGCGTCCGGCGGCAAGGTCGGCTCGACGCTCTCGCTCGCTGTCACATCCCAGATGAGTGCGACCGCCAAAGCCAGCATTGCCGGCCTGGCTAACGGCACGTTCGTCCTTGTCTGGAACGACTCGTCCGGCGACTCTGATATCCGTGGACAAATATTCAATGCGGCCGGGCAAGCGATCGGCGCGCAGTTCACGGTCAACGCCACTCTGAGCGGCGACCAGACTGCGCCGCAGATCGTCGTGCTCCCGGATGATTCGTTCGTCATAAGCTGGACGGATACGAGCCACGTGGGAGGTGACAATAGTCAATCGGCTATCAAGCTCCGGCACTTCGATTCTACTGGCGCGGCTTTGGGGACGGATGTCCTGGTCAATACCTTCATTGCCGGGGGCCAGTCGGATTCATCTCTGACGCTGCTTTCCGACGGAAAGCTGTTCGTGTCCTGGACGGATTCCAATAGAGCTGCGTCGGACACCACGATAGCGCCAGGCATCAATGGTCAGATTTTCACGTTGTCGTCGGATGCTCCGTCGCCGCGACAGCTACACAACGACATCAATCGTGACGGCAACAGCGACATTCTGTTCTTTCGGGCGGGTGGATTGGCCGCCGCTTGGGAAACGGATGGCTCGCACATCAGAAAGGCGTCCGCGATCGGGGCACTCGATCCCGGCATGACCATCGTCGGCACCGGCGATTTCGACGGCGACCGGCAGTGCGATTTTGTCCTGCGGGCCAGTGACGGCACCATCGCCCTTTGGGAGATGAACGGCACGCGCATCAAGCTGGCCGCCGGTGTCGGCACTCCGGCAGAGGGCTTCGCGGTTGCCGGAACAGGCGATTTCAACGGAGATTACAAATCGGACGTCCTGCTGGAGCGAAGCGACGGATTCCTTGCGCTGTGGGAAATGAATGGAGCGACGGTCACAAGAGAGGCCGGGATCGGCTCGCTTCCTTCGACGTTCAAGGTTGCGGATATCGGCGATTTCAATGGTGACATGCACTCGGACATCCTGATGTTGAGCGCTAGCGGCGACCTGGCGATCTGGCAAATGGACGGCTCGACCATCAATCTGGCGGCCGGTATTGGCGCTTTACCCTCGGGCAACACGATTGCAGGGATCGGTGATTTCGATGGCGATGGCAAAGCCGACATCCTGTTTCAGGATGGTGCCGGTGTCGTATCCATGTGGGAAATGGATGGCTCGACCATCAAGCTCGCAGCCGGCGTGGGAGTATTGCCGTCCGGATTTGAGATTGCAGGGAGCGGCGACTTCAACGGTGACGGCAGGGCCGATATCCTGCTCAGGAACGGCGCCGGGTTTGTGGCCACTTGGGAAATGGACGGAGCGACGGTCAAGATGGAAGCGGGAGTCGGCGCGCTTGGTACGGACTGGTTTCTGCTTTGA